From one Cyanobacterium stanieri PCC 7202 genomic stretch:
- a CDS encoding asparaginyl-tRNA synthetase (PFAM: tRNA synthetases class II (D, K and N); OB-fold nucleic acid binding domain~TIGRFAM: asparaginyl-tRNA synthetase~COGs: COG0017 Aspartyl/asparaginyl-tRNA synthetase~InterProIPR004522:IPR004365:IPR004364:IPR006195:IPR 002312~KEGG: cyc:PCC7424_2654 asparaginyl-tRNA synthetase~PFAM: tRNA synthetase class II (D K and N); nucleic acid binding OB-fold tRNA/helicase-type~SPTR: Asparaginyl-tRNA synthetase;~TIGRFAM: asparaginyl-tRNA synthetase): protein MNNRIINILRQGKPEEKVKIQGWVRTKRELKEFTFIEVSDGSSLANLQVILNQDLPDYNNVIKKLSTGASLAVEGVLVESPAKGQKIELHAQTITIYGECDGKDYPLQKKRHSLEFLRTIAHLRGRTNTLGAVMRVRNACAQAVHQFFQEKGFLWVHTPIITASDCEGAGELFTVTNFNLDNIPRNDQGKTDYTEDFFGKKAYLTVSGQLEAEIMAMSFENVYTFGPTFRAENSNTSRHLAEFWMIEPEMAFCDLEGDQNLAQEFLKYVFKYVLDHCPEDMEFFNLRINNTVLANAENIINNEFARITYTEAINLLEKCDRTFQFPVEWGIDLQSEHERYLAEEYFKKPVIVTNYPKDIKAFYMRLNEDQKTVAAMDILAPNIGEIIGGSQREERYDILESRIKEMNIDPQELWWYLDLRRYGTVPHAGFGLGFERLVQFMTGIDNIRDVIPFPRTPMNAEF, encoded by the coding sequence ATGAATAACCGTATCATTAATATTTTACGTCAAGGTAAGCCCGAAGAAAAAGTGAAAATTCAGGGGTGGGTACGCACCAAAAGAGAATTAAAAGAATTTACCTTTATCGAAGTCAGTGACGGCTCATCCCTGGCAAATTTACAGGTTATTTTAAATCAAGATTTACCTGACTATAACAATGTCATTAAAAAACTAAGTACAGGGGCATCTTTGGCAGTAGAAGGAGTTTTAGTGGAATCCCCCGCAAAAGGTCAAAAAATCGAACTACACGCCCAAACCATAACCATCTATGGGGAATGTGATGGAAAAGACTATCCCCTACAAAAGAAACGTCATTCCCTAGAATTTTTACGTACCATTGCCCATCTACGAGGGCGCACCAATACCCTTGGGGCGGTGATGCGAGTGCGTAATGCCTGTGCGCAGGCAGTTCATCAATTTTTCCAAGAGAAAGGATTTTTGTGGGTGCATACTCCCATTATTACCGCCAGTGACTGTGAAGGGGCGGGGGAATTATTCACGGTAACTAATTTTAATTTGGACAATATTCCCCGTAATGATCAGGGAAAAACTGATTATACAGAGGATTTTTTCGGTAAAAAAGCCTATCTTACGGTTAGTGGGCAACTAGAGGCAGAAATTATGGCCATGTCTTTTGAGAATGTCTATACCTTTGGTCCTACTTTTCGAGCAGAAAATTCTAATACTTCCCGTCATTTAGCAGAATTTTGGATGATTGAGCCTGAAATGGCTTTTTGTGATTTGGAGGGGGATCAAAATTTAGCGCAGGAATTTTTAAAATATGTATTTAAATATGTTTTAGATCATTGTCCCGAAGATATGGAGTTTTTTAATCTTCGGATCAATAATACGGTGTTGGCAAATGCTGAGAACATCATTAATAATGAATTTGCCCGGATTACCTACACTGAAGCGATTAATTTACTAGAAAAGTGCGATCGCACCTTCCAATTTCCCGTAGAGTGGGGCATTGACCTACAATCAGAACATGAAAGATATTTGGCAGAGGAATATTTCAAAAAACCAGTCATCGTTACCAACTACCCCAAAGACATCAAAGCATTTTATATGCGCCTAAACGAGGATCAAAAAACCGTTGCCGCCATGGACATCCTCGCCCCCAACATTGGCGAAATCATCGGCGGCTCTCAAAGAGAGGAACGGTATGATATTTTAGAATCAAGAATTAAAGAAATGAATATCGATCCTCAAGAGTTATGGTGGTATTTAGATCTAAGGAGATATGGCACCGTACCCCATGCAGGATTTGGGTTAGGATTCGAGAGATTAGTACAGTTTATGACAGGTATCGACAACATCCGAGATGTAATACCTTTTCCTCGTACTCCCATGAATGCAGAATTTTAG
- a CDS encoding glycosyl transferase family 2 (PFAM: Glycosyl transferase family 2~InterPro IPR001173~KEGG: mar:MAE_06070 glycosyl transferase family protein~PFAM: glycosyl transferase family 2~SPTR: Similar to tr|Q116L6|Q116L6_TRIEI Glycosyl transferase), whose product MDFQTLLNKISIIIPVFNEEDFLKQNISFFTSLENTEIIFVDGGSQDETTNILERHNLRVVLSPVACRSYQMNLGAKLARGDILLFLHGDTLLPNNYGQAIIDILSQKCVVAGAFNLKIDQHLPLINFVCMMVKVRSHLFSLPYGDQGIFMKKEIFETLGGFPEMPIMEDFALIKQLQKIGKIKIADAAVVTSARRWQKLGVVKTTLINQIIIVGYYLRIDPHRLVKIYRQLKNT is encoded by the coding sequence TTGGATTTTCAAACATTATTGAATAAAATTAGTATTATCATTCCCGTTTTTAATGAGGAAGATTTTTTAAAACAAAATATTTCTTTTTTTACATCCCTTGAAAACACGGAAATTATTTTTGTAGATGGTGGTAGTCAGGATGAAACTACAAATATTCTTGAGCGGCATAATTTGAGGGTAGTTTTATCCCCTGTGGCTTGTCGTAGTTATCAAATGAATTTGGGAGCTAAGTTGGCACGGGGTGATATTTTACTCTTTTTACATGGAGATACTCTTTTGCCTAATAATTATGGTCAAGCCATCATAGATATTTTGAGTCAAAAATGTGTTGTGGCAGGAGCTTTTAATTTAAAAATTGATCAACATCTTCCTCTAATTAATTTTGTCTGTATGATGGTTAAAGTGCGATCGCACCTATTTTCATTGCCCTATGGAGATCAGGGAATTTTTATGAAAAAAGAAATCTTTGAAACCCTAGGGGGATTTCCTGAAATGCCAATCATGGAAGATTTTGCCCTCATCAAACAATTACAAAAAATAGGCAAAATAAAAATTGCCGATGCTGCCGTTGTTACCTCCGCCCGAAGGTGGCAAAAATTGGGAGTAGTCAAAACTACCCTAATTAATCAAATAATAATTGTGGGTTATTATTTAAGGATTGATCCTCACCGATTAGTAAAAATATATAGACAATTAAAAAACACATAA
- a CDS encoding agmatinase (PFAM: Arginase family~TIGRFAM: agmatinase~COGs: COG0010 Arginase/agmatinase/formimionoglutamate hydrolase arginase family~InterPro IPR005925:IPR006035:IPR020855~KEGG: syp:SYNPCC7002_A1109 agmatinase, putative~PFAM: Arginase/agmatinase/formiminoglutamase~SPTR: Agmatinase, putative;~TIGRFAM: agmatinase) codes for MKQFLESEVISSYQESDVVILPIPYEVTTTYRKGCEYGPDAVLEASDQLECYDEELGIETCFKAKIFTGDRIADTRKNPDLTADDMLLVTSETVQKLVKDGKFVIGIGGEHAITTGLVKGYLASMDEPFTVIQIDAHGDMRYEFEGSIHNHACVMRRILELGLPTLPIGIRAICQEEANLIKEKKVPVIWARDIYYNSNWINDALAKIKTNKVFITIDLDGLDPSFMPGVGTPEPGGLDWYQILAFMRAIFARFQVIGCDVMELAPTQDSVVSEFTAAKLIYKLIGYWYVHQNDIRLE; via the coding sequence ATGAAGCAGTTTTTAGAGTCAGAGGTTATATCTAGTTATCAAGAGTCTGATGTGGTCATTTTACCTATTCCCTATGAGGTAACGACTACTTATCGTAAAGGTTGTGAATATGGCCCTGATGCGGTTTTAGAGGCTTCTGATCAGTTGGAATGTTATGATGAGGAGTTAGGGATAGAAACTTGTTTTAAGGCTAAAATTTTTACGGGCGATCGCATCGCAGACACCAGAAAAAACCCTGACCTTACCGCAGATGATATGCTTTTAGTCACCAGCGAAACGGTGCAAAAGCTAGTCAAGGATGGTAAATTTGTGATCGGAATTGGTGGAGAACACGCCATCACCACAGGATTAGTTAAAGGATACTTAGCCAGTATGGATGAACCTTTTACCGTCATCCAAATCGATGCCCATGGGGATATGCGATATGAGTTTGAGGGTTCAATTCATAATCACGCCTGTGTAATGAGAAGGATATTAGAGTTGGGTTTACCCACTTTGCCCATCGGTATTCGGGCGATTTGTCAGGAGGAAGCAAATTTAATCAAGGAAAAAAAAGTTCCTGTGATATGGGCTAGGGATATTTATTATAATTCCAATTGGATTAATGATGCCCTCGCAAAAATCAAGACCAACAAAGTATTTATTACCATTGATTTGGATGGTTTAGATCCTAGTTTTATGCCGGGGGTAGGTACTCCCGAACCGGGGGGTCTTGACTGGTACCAAATTCTAGCATTTATGAGGGCAATTTTTGCCCGTTTTCAGGTAATCGGTTGTGATGTGATGGAATTAGCCCCTACCCAAGATTCTGTAGTGTCCGAATTTACAGCCGCAAAGTTGATTTATAAGTTAATTGGTTATTGGTATGTCCACCAAAATGATATTAGGCTCGAATAA
- a CDS encoding hypothetical protein (KEGG: mcc:709742 similar to PTPRF interacting protein binding protein 1 isoform 1~SPTR: cDNA FLJ54647, highly similar to Liprin-beta-1): MGALISLFLITMFSFRPKFNKKNIPPPTPKIKERPKRLVKIPFHFQRNDIVTYSEKDMKRELYKYPGLLKTLGHAYQYEIIYTSKDGRVDYWFCRDLPTTTKLLKYLNEQGWTVDWREKPFVL; this comes from the coding sequence ATGGGGGCTTTGATTTCATTATTTTTGATTACCATGTTTTCTTTTCGTCCTAAGTTTAATAAAAAAAATATCCCTCCCCCAACTCCGAAAATAAAGGAGCGCCCGAAAAGATTGGTCAAAATTCCTTTTCATTTTCAACGCAATGATATTGTGACTTATTCAGAAAAGGATATGAAAAGGGAACTATATAAGTATCCCGGACTACTAAAAACTTTGGGTCATGCCTACCAATATGAAATCATTTATACCAGTAAAGATGGTCGTGTTGATTATTGGTTTTGTCGAGATTTACCCACCACAACTAAGTTATTAAAATATCTCAACGAGCAGGGATGGACAGTGGATTGGCGAGAAAAACCTTTTGTTTTGTAG
- a CDS encoding ribose-5-phosphate isomerase (PFAM: Ribose 5-phosphate isomerase A (phosphoriboisomerase A)~TIGRFAM: ribose 5-phosphate isomerase~COGs: COG0120 Ribose 5-phosphate isomerase~InterPro IPR004788:IPR020672~KEGG: cyt:cce_0103 ribose-5-phosphate isomerase A~PFAM: Ribose 5-phosphate isomerase~PRIAM: Ribose-5-phosphate isomerase~SPTR: Ribose-5-phosphate isomerase A;~TIGRFAM: ribose 5-phosphate isomerase): MTTDPVTLMKQEVGKAAAARVKSDSIVGLGTGSTTAFAIQYIGERLASGELKNIVGVPTSFQAEVLAKKYNIPLTTLDAIDHIDVAIDGADEVDPQKNLIKGGGAAHTREKVVDSLAQEFIVVVDGGKLVDKLGSTFLLPVEVIPMAVTPVMRKLEDLGGKPDLRMGIKKAGPVVTDQGNLVIDVKFDNIPNPASLEAEINNIPGVLENGLFVGVADVVLVGEIVDGKPHIREF, encoded by the coding sequence ATGACAACAGATCCAGTTACTTTAATGAAACAAGAAGTAGGGAAAGCTGCCGCCGCAAGGGTCAAATCTGACTCTATCGTCGGTTTGGGTACGGGTTCTACTACTGCTTTTGCAATTCAATATATCGGGGAAAGATTGGCTAGTGGTGAGCTTAAAAACATTGTCGGTGTACCTACTTCCTTTCAGGCAGAAGTATTAGCAAAAAAATATAATATTCCTCTAACTACCCTTGATGCCATTGATCATATCGATGTCGCCATTGATGGTGCCGATGAAGTTGATCCTCAGAAAAATTTGATCAAAGGGGGTGGTGCCGCTCATACTAGGGAGAAAGTAGTTGATAGCCTTGCTCAAGAGTTTATCGTGGTGGTAGATGGTGGTAAGTTGGTTGATAAATTAGGTTCTACTTTCTTGTTACCTGTGGAGGTGATACCCATGGCGGTTACTCCTGTTATGCGTAAACTAGAAGACTTGGGCGGAAAACCCGATTTAAGAATGGGAATCAAAAAAGCAGGTCCAGTGGTAACGGATCAAGGTAACTTAGTTATTGATGTCAAGTTTGATAATATACCCAATCCTGCTAGTCTGGAGGCAGAAATTAATAACATTCCGGGAGTGCTAGAAAACGGTTTATTCGTAGGGGTGGCTGATGTTGTTTTAGTGGGTGAAATTGTTGACGGTAAACCCCACATTCGAGAATTTTAA
- a CDS encoding Orange carotenoid-binding protein (PFAM: Nuclear transport factor 2 (NTF2) domain; Orange carotenoid protein, N-terminal~InterPro IPR015233:IPR002075~KEGG: cyc:PCC7424_4467 orange carotenoid protein~PFAM: Orange carotenoid-binding protein ; nuclear transport factor 2~SPTR: Water-soluble carotenoid protein), translating to MPFTIDSARNIFPDTLAADAVPATIARFNQLSAEDQLALIWFAYLEMGKTITIAAPGAASMVLAESTLEEIKKMNPQEQSQAMCDLANRADTPLCRTYAVWSPNIKLGFWYQLGKFMEEGLVAPIPEGYKLSANANSVLNTIKGLESGQQITVLRNAVVDMGYDLTKLDSYTPVSEPVAPPKDMAKRTNVSIEGVTNRTVLDYMDNLNANDFDTLIELFAPDGALQPPFKRPIVGKENVLRFFKEECQNLKLLPDRGITEPADDGYTQIKVTGKVQTPWFGGNVGMNIAWRFLLNPDGKIFFVAIDLLASPKELLNLIR from the coding sequence ATGCCTTTTACCATTGATTCAGCTAGAAACATTTTTCCCGATACCCTGGCGGCAGATGCAGTTCCTGCAACTATTGCTCGATTCAATCAATTAAGCGCGGAGGATCAACTTGCCTTAATTTGGTTTGCATATTTAGAGATGGGAAAAACTATTACTATTGCGGCTCCAGGGGCGGCTAGTATGGTGCTAGCAGAGTCCACCCTTGAGGAAATCAAGAAGATGAATCCTCAAGAACAGTCTCAGGCGATGTGTGACTTAGCAAATCGTGCTGATACTCCTTTGTGTCGTACTTATGCGGTATGGTCTCCTAATATCAAGTTAGGTTTTTGGTATCAGTTAGGTAAATTTATGGAGGAGGGACTTGTTGCTCCTATTCCTGAAGGTTATAAGTTGTCGGCTAACGCTAATTCTGTGTTAAATACCATTAAAGGTTTAGAATCTGGTCAACAAATTACGGTATTACGTAATGCGGTCGTTGATATGGGTTATGATCTCACTAAACTTGATAGTTATACCCCTGTATCTGAACCCGTTGCACCTCCCAAGGATATGGCGAAAAGAACTAATGTATCTATTGAGGGTGTGACTAATCGGACTGTCCTTGATTATATGGACAATCTTAATGCTAATGATTTTGATACTTTGATCGAATTGTTTGCCCCTGATGGTGCGCTACAACCTCCTTTTAAACGTCCTATTGTTGGTAAGGAAAATGTTTTACGTTTCTTCAAGGAAGAGTGTCAAAATCTTAAGTTGTTACCTGATAGAGGGATTACTGAACCTGCGGATGATGGTTATACCCAAATTAAAGTTACTGGTAAGGTTCAAACTCCTTGGTTTGGTGGAAATGTAGGTATGAATATCGCTTGGCGTTTTCTCCTTAATCCTGATGGTAAAATCTTTTTCGTTGCGATCGATTTATTAGCGTCTCCCAAGGAATTATTAAATTTAATTCGTTAA
- a CDS encoding D-3-phosphoglycerate dehydrogenase (PFAM: D-isomer specific 2-hydroxyacid dehydrogenase, NAD binding domain; ACT domain; D-isomer specific 2-hydroxyacid dehydrogenase, catalytic domain~TIGRFAM: L-serine dehydratase, iron-sulfur-dependent, beta subunit; D-3-phosphoglycerate dehydrogenase~COGs: COG0111 Phosphoglycerate dehydrogenase and related dehydrogenase~InterPro IPR006236:IPR006139:IPR006140:IPR002912~KEGG: cyt:cce_2134 D-3-phosphoglycerate dehydrogenase~PFAM: D-isomer specific 2-hydroxyacid dehydrogenase NAD-binding; D-isomer specific 2-hydroxyacid dehydrogenase catalytic region; amino acid-binding ACT domain protein~SPTR: 3-phosphoglycerate dehydrogenase;~TIGRFAM: D-3-phosphoglycerate dehydrogenase~manually curated), producing MAKVLVSDSVDEAGIKILSQVAQVDIKTGLSEDELTAIIPEYDALMIRSGTKVTEKVIQAADNLKIIGRAGVGVDNVHVASATRKGIVVVNSPEGNTIAAAEHALAMMLSLSRHIPDANQSVKGGKWDRKSYIGSEVYKKTLGVVGLGKIGSHVAKVGKAMGMKILAYDPFISQERANQLGCTLVDLDILFSESDYITLHIPKTKETANLINAQSLAKMKPHARIINCARGGIIDEDALYETLKEGKIGGAALDVFASEPLGESKLRELGNNIILTPHLGASTAEAQVNVAIDVAEQIRDVLLGLPARSAVNIPGLSPDVMEKLRPYMRLAETLGNLVGQLAGDRVESLNVKLQGDLADNSSQPLVTASLKGLLSKALRERVNYVNAAIEAKERGIHLVETRDATIKDYSNSIYLEAVGTKGTHAVTGALLNDGEIRITSINGFPVNVPPNAYMLFTLHRDVPGIIGKIGSLLGNFNVNIASMQVGRKIVRGDAVMVLSIDDPLPEGVLPEILKVGGVTDAYTVSL from the coding sequence ATGGCAAAAGTTCTAGTATCAGATTCTGTCGATGAGGCAGGTATTAAAATTCTCAGTCAAGTAGCCCAAGTTGACATCAAAACAGGATTGTCCGAAGACGAATTAACCGCCATCATTCCCGAATATGATGCTTTGATGATTCGCTCAGGCACAAAAGTTACGGAAAAGGTAATCCAAGCCGCCGATAACCTCAAAATTATTGGTAGAGCAGGGGTTGGGGTTGACAATGTCCATGTAGCATCCGCTACTCGCAAAGGGATTGTGGTAGTAAACTCCCCCGAGGGAAACACCATCGCTGCGGCTGAACACGCTTTGGCGATGATGCTATCTCTTTCCCGTCACATTCCCGATGCCAATCAGTCGGTAAAAGGGGGTAAATGGGATCGTAAAAGCTATATTGGTTCTGAGGTTTACAAAAAAACCCTTGGGGTAGTGGGTTTAGGAAAAATTGGCTCCCATGTGGCAAAAGTGGGTAAGGCAATGGGTATGAAAATTTTAGCCTATGATCCTTTCATTTCCCAAGAAAGAGCTAATCAATTAGGTTGTACCTTAGTAGATTTAGATATTCTTTTTAGTGAATCTGATTATATTACCCTCCACATTCCCAAAACCAAAGAAACCGCTAACCTAATCAATGCCCAATCCCTTGCCAAAATGAAGCCCCATGCCAGAATTATTAACTGTGCTAGGGGTGGTATCATTGATGAGGATGCCCTCTACGAAACCCTCAAGGAAGGTAAAATAGGCGGTGCCGCCCTTGATGTATTTGCATCGGAGCCTTTGGGGGAATCTAAATTAAGGGAATTGGGCAACAATATTATCTTAACCCCTCACCTAGGAGCTTCCACTGCTGAAGCTCAGGTAAACGTTGCCATTGACGTAGCCGAGCAGATTAGGGATGTATTACTCGGACTTCCTGCTCGTAGTGCGGTCAATATCCCCGGATTAAGCCCCGATGTGATGGAAAAACTACGTCCTTATATGCGTTTAGCAGAAACCCTTGGTAATTTAGTGGGACAGTTAGCGGGCGATCGCGTGGAGAGCTTAAATGTTAAACTACAAGGAGACTTAGCGGATAATAGCAGTCAACCTCTGGTTACTGCTTCTCTCAAAGGTTTACTTTCCAAAGCCCTACGGGAAAGAGTTAACTATGTTAATGCGGCCATCGAAGCTAAAGAAAGAGGTATCCACCTAGTGGAAACCAGAGACGCAACAATTAAAGATTATAGTAACTCCATTTACCTCGAAGCCGTAGGCACCAAAGGCACCCATGCCGTAACTGGGGCACTATTAAATGATGGCGAAATCCGTATTACCAGTATCAACGGTTTCCCCGTCAATGTTCCCCCCAATGCTTATATGCTGTTTACCCTACACCGTGATGTACCCGGTATTATCGGTAAAATAGGTTCTTTGTTGGGTAACTTTAACGTTAACATTGCCAGTATGCAAGTAGGACGTAAAATTGTCCGTGGTGATGCTGTAATGGTACTTAGTATCGATGATCCTTTACCTGAAGGTGTTTTACCCGAAATTCTCAAGGTAGGCGGTGTTACCGATGCTTATACTGTAAGTCTATAA
- a CDS encoding CHAD domain containing protein (PFAM: CHAD domain~COGs: COG5607 conserved hypothetical protein~InterPro IPR007899~KEGG: cyc:PCC7424_2718 CHAD domain containing protein~PFAM: CHAD domain containing protein~SPTR: CHAD domain containing protein) has product MNIDLNKNPTFADFSYGAIALSTKKINKNEKGVILGEDAEYVHQMRVGLRKLRSVLIGFSPAMKLPKIVEEKKIGKIARILGKKRDNDVLKENLIKYYYHFLNESEQKLCDQFIEHLDKQNKDSHQNIINTLKGKEYQKIKSSLKKWLKEPQFNLIAHQPIEEVANYLIMPQISKMLLQSGWFVGVERDDHQKIIIKEDYSLDEVKNLLKYHEESIHDLRKEAKKTRYQMELLSKCYGKSYDDYLQLIVQVQEILGNIQDNSVLINRIKNMFGKNWQKKMTNLDMLINTNQRQEWLNWQKIQRLFLVENTLKYDELLTLK; this is encoded by the coding sequence ATGAATATTGATCTTAACAAAAACCCAACTTTTGCTGATTTTTCCTATGGTGCGATCGCCCTTAGTACAAAAAAAATTAATAAAAATGAAAAGGGAGTAATATTAGGAGAAGATGCTGAATATGTCCATCAGATGAGAGTAGGATTAAGAAAACTTAGAAGCGTTTTAATCGGGTTTTCCCCTGCCATGAAACTACCAAAAATAGTTGAAGAAAAAAAGATCGGTAAAATTGCGAGAATACTAGGAAAAAAAAGAGATAATGATGTTTTAAAAGAAAACTTAATTAAATATTATTATCACTTTTTGAATGAATCTGAACAAAAATTATGTGATCAATTCATAGAACATTTAGACAAACAAAATAAAGATAGTCACCAAAACATTATTAACACCCTAAAAGGAAAAGAATATCAAAAAATAAAATCATCCCTGAAAAAATGGTTAAAAGAACCCCAATTTAACCTAATAGCCCATCAACCCATAGAAGAAGTTGCCAATTATTTAATAATGCCTCAAATTAGTAAAATGCTTTTACAATCGGGATGGTTTGTAGGCGTTGAAAGAGATGATCATCAAAAAATTATTATCAAAGAAGATTATTCATTAGATGAAGTGAAAAATTTATTAAAATATCATGAAGAAAGTATCCATGACCTAAGAAAAGAAGCCAAAAAAACTCGTTATCAAATGGAATTACTAAGTAAATGCTATGGCAAATCTTATGATGATTATTTACAATTAATTGTCCAAGTACAAGAGATCTTAGGTAATATTCAAGATAACAGCGTTTTAATTAATAGAATAAAAAATATGTTTGGTAAAAATTGGCAGAAAAAAATGACCAATTTAGATATGTTAATAAATACAAATCAACGCCAAGAGTGGTTAAATTGGCAAAAAATACAGCGTTTATTCTTAGTAGAAAATACTTTGAAATATGATGAATTATTAACCCTGAAATAA
- a CDS encoding Methyltransferase type 11 (PFAM: Methyltransferase domain~COGs: COG2226 Methylase involved in ubiquinone/menaquinone biosynthesis~InterPro IPR013216~KEGG: ter:Tery_4314 methyltransferase type 11~PFAM: Methyltransferase type 11~SPTR: Methyltransferase type 11) translates to MATFLRPLSYKYQWLYDSISRLAALPVGGEKKFRNLALENITINENTKILDLCCGKGQTTQFLVKHSHEVTGLDISPLALSQAKKNVPDAEYVEGFAQEMPFDANTFDLVHTSVALHEMTTEELTQIFEEVYRVLKPQGIFTFIDLHQPHNPIFLPGLTIFMWLFETGTAWQLLKTDLSQMLLNKGFKPINKKLYAGGSLQVIQVQK, encoded by the coding sequence ATGGCAACTTTTTTGCGCCCTCTCAGTTACAAATATCAATGGTTGTATGATAGTATTTCTCGTTTAGCGGCATTACCCGTTGGCGGAGAGAAAAAATTTCGCAATTTGGCTCTTGAAAATATTACCATCAATGAGAATACCAAAATACTCGATTTATGTTGTGGCAAAGGGCAGACTACCCAATTTTTGGTGAAACATTCCCATGAGGTGACAGGGTTAGATATATCACCCCTTGCCCTTTCCCAAGCCAAAAAAAATGTACCCGATGCGGAATATGTGGAAGGTTTTGCTCAAGAGATGCCTTTTGATGCCAATACATTTGATCTTGTTCATACCAGCGTGGCTTTACACGAAATGACCACCGAAGAGTTAACGCAAATTTTTGAGGAGGTTTATCGAGTGTTAAAACCCCAAGGTATTTTTACTTTTATTGATTTACATCAACCCCATAATCCTATTTTTTTGCCAGGGTTAACTATTTTTATGTGGTTATTTGAAACTGGTACTGCATGGCAATTATTAAAAACTGATTTATCTCAAATGTTATTAAATAAAGGTTTTAAACCTATTAATAAAAAACTATATGCAGGGGGTAGTTTACAAGTAATTCAAGTTCAAAAATAA
- a CDS encoding hypothetical protein (KEGG: cyh:Cyan8802_4393 hypothetical protein~SPTR: Putative uncharacterized protein) — protein sequence MQSYLQDNILYINKKDLPEYKKNASIVRNNYFWALKSISGYSPPSADWEFEPEVWFALSRMLLFFTNSGYLGYSETVLEFSEDTIIPDVLRQVSSKL from the coding sequence ATGCAAAGTTACCTCCAAGATAATATCCTTTATATTAATAAAAAAGATCTTCCTGAGTACAAAAAAAATGCGTCTATCGTCAGAAATAATTATTTTTGGGCTCTAAAATCCATTAGTGGTTATTCTCCACCCTCTGCCGACTGGGAATTTGAACCTGAAGTTTGGTTCGCCCTCTCGAGAATGTTATTATTTTTTACTAATTCGGGATACCTTGGCTATAGTGAAACTGTTTTAGAATTTTCTGAAGATACCATTATCCCCGATGTGTTACGGCAAGTATCTAGTAAATTGTGA